The following are encoded in a window of Solidesulfovibrio magneticus RS-1 genomic DNA:
- a CDS encoding sigma 54-interacting transcriptional regulator, with amino-acid sequence MSKLHLKFTDRVGVVADISALLASRGHNILSMEVAQEHGCAHVFLEIDHERGDCPRKDLMSMLAACPGLLRISCIEAMPHEKQANLLRTVLDNVDESVVAIDASGCVTLINNVARENFKCGRADPVGRHVRELPLPDHAILGCLEGRRYNNVRKNVTVGRKRLQYFATGRPILDAEGGVTGAVEIAKDAQEIRDLAKSIYEPADVGFSDIIGASAAMRQVVAMAEKIASSEAIVTIRGESGTGKDMLAQAMHAASGLPGQFVAINCAAVPETLMESELFGYVGGAFSGARREGKPGLFELAKDGTVFFDEIAEMPLAAQAKILRLIQNGRLRRLGDSRETQANARIITATNRNLEQFVEKGLFREDLYYRINVLPLHIPPLRERPEDICALADHFLFQLSARLGKELTGFDPAARDKLVRHGWPGNVRELKNVVERAAILCDQPVIGERHVLLVHELGRDPLAGGGAVSDVGGRLSLRAAMERYERDLLESALKGRKSLRQAARELGLSHTALLQKVKKHRLA; translated from the coding sequence ATGAGCAAGCTGCATCTGAAATTCACCGACCGCGTCGGCGTCGTGGCCGACATTTCCGCCCTGCTGGCCAGCCGGGGCCATAACATCCTGTCCATGGAAGTGGCCCAGGAGCACGGCTGCGCCCATGTCTTCCTGGAGATCGACCACGAACGCGGCGACTGCCCGCGCAAGGACTTGATGTCCATGCTGGCCGCCTGCCCGGGGCTGCTGCGCATCAGCTGCATCGAGGCCATGCCCCACGAAAAGCAGGCCAACCTGCTGCGCACGGTCCTGGACAACGTGGACGAGTCCGTGGTCGCCATCGACGCCAGCGGCTGCGTGACGCTTATCAACAACGTGGCCCGGGAGAACTTCAAATGCGGCCGCGCCGATCCCGTCGGCCGCCACGTGCGGGAACTGCCCCTGCCCGACCACGCCATCCTGGGCTGCCTGGAAGGCCGGCGCTACAACAACGTTCGCAAGAACGTGACGGTTGGGCGCAAGCGCCTGCAATACTTCGCCACCGGCCGCCCCATCCTCGACGCCGAAGGCGGCGTGACCGGGGCCGTGGAGATCGCCAAGGACGCCCAGGAGATCCGCGACCTGGCCAAGTCCATCTACGAGCCGGCCGACGTGGGCTTCAGCGACATCATCGGGGCCAGCGCGGCCATGCGGCAAGTGGTGGCCATGGCCGAAAAAATCGCCTCCTCCGAGGCCATCGTGACCATCCGGGGCGAATCCGGCACCGGCAAGGACATGCTGGCCCAGGCCATGCACGCCGCCAGCGGCCTGCCCGGCCAGTTCGTGGCCATCAACTGCGCGGCCGTGCCCGAAACGCTCATGGAAAGCGAACTGTTCGGCTACGTGGGGGGCGCGTTTTCCGGAGCCCGGCGCGAGGGCAAGCCCGGGCTTTTCGAGCTGGCCAAGGACGGCACCGTGTTTTTCGACGAGATCGCCGAAATGCCCCTGGCCGCCCAGGCCAAGATCCTGCGCCTGATCCAGAACGGCCGCCTGCGCCGCCTGGGCGACAGCCGGGAAACCCAGGCCAACGCCCGCATCATCACGGCCACCAACCGCAATCTGGAGCAGTTCGTGGAAAAGGGGCTTTTCCGCGAGGACCTCTACTACCGCATAAACGTCCTGCCCCTGCACATCCCGCCCCTGCGCGAGCGTCCCGAGGACATTTGCGCCCTGGCCGACCATTTTCTGTTCCAGCTCTCGGCCCGGCTGGGCAAGGAACTGACGGGCTTTGACCCGGCCGCCAGGGACAAGCTTGTGCGCCACGGCTGGCCGGGCAACGTGCGGGAACTCAAAAACGTGGTCGAACGCGCCGCCATCCTGTGCGACCAGCCCGTCATCGGCGAGCGCCACGTGTTGCTGGTCCACGAGCTTGGCCGCGACCCCCTGGCCGGCGGGGGCGCAGTCTCCGACGTCGGCGGCCGGTTGTCCCTGCGAGCGGCCATGGAGCGTTACGAGCGTGACCTGCTGGAAAGCGCGCTCAAAGGGCGCAAGAGCCTGCGCCAGGCCGCCCGGGAACTGGGCCTGTCCCATACGGCCCTCCTGCAGAAGGTCAAGAAGCATCGCTTGGCATGA